In Raphanus sativus cultivar WK10039 chromosome 5, ASM80110v3, whole genome shotgun sequence, the following proteins share a genomic window:
- the LOC108858005 gene encoding protein DOWN-REGULATED IN DIF1 11, with protein sequence MAKSLHIAMFVSIVLFFTSYQISSQEIDQYSQEVPEDVKISPASDFDIYVESPDEPPSKEADSPAMEYGRKFGHHYTDKELAFFKVCFQKLNSSHCGDDLFKNMVDDGKPVLLAECCGELLKIGKYCYLGMAQFILSSYEFRNIVSKAIPKSKQTWSDCVRVIENQNSVWQFDRL encoded by the coding sequence ATGGCAAAGTCTCTTCATATTGCAATGTTTGTATCCATAGTTTTGTTCTTCACGTCATACCAAATTTCTTCCCAAGAAATTGATCAATATTCACAAGAGGTACCTGAAGATGTGAAGATATCTCCTGCATCGGATTTTGATATTTACGTCGAATCTCCTGATGAACCTCCATCTAAAGAAGCTGATTCACCCGCAATGGAATATGGGAGGAAGTTTGGACATCATTACACGGACAAAGAGCTTGCTTTTTTTAAGGTTTGCTTTCAAAAGCTGAACTCATCACACTGTGGAGATGATTTGTTCAAGAACATGGTAGATGATGGAAAGCCAGTATTGTTAGCTGAATGTTGTGGTGAACTACTAAAGATTGGCAAATATTGTTATCTAGGAATGGCTCAATTCATTTTATCGAGTTACGAGTTTAGAAATATTGTGTCTAAGGCTATTCCAAAAAGCAAACAGACATGGAGCGATTGTGTTCGTGTAATTGAGAATCAGAACTCAGTTTGGCAATTTGATCGTCTTTGA